One Malania oleifera isolate guangnan ecotype guangnan chromosome 9, ASM2987363v1, whole genome shotgun sequence DNA segment encodes these proteins:
- the LOC131165094 gene encoding subtilisin-like protease SBT1.4, translating into MAIHSLLSFFLLLLFVVPATFSHSDQSNTFIVHVAQSHRPAVYNSQRHWYASILRSLSPSPRPSHLLYSYDRAVRGFSARLSASQAAQLSRLPGVLSVVEDRVRHLHTTRTPHFLGLADSFGLWPNSDYAEDVIVGVLDTGIWPERPSFDDDGLSPVPSSWKGICETSPDFPASACNRKIIGARAFYKGYEAASGQPIDESEESKSPRDTEGHGTHTASTAAGSVVRNASFLEYARGEARGMATKARIAAYKICWSSGCYDSDILAAMDQAIADGVHVISLSVGATGFAPQYDHDSIAIGAFGAAEHGVLVSCSAGNSGPDPYTAVNIAPWILTVGASTIDREFPADVVLGDGRIFGGVSLYSGNSLGDSKLQLVYAGDCGSKFCYTGNLDSSKVAGKIVICYRGGNARVAKGSAVKLAGGAGMILANTAGSGEELIADSHLIPATMVGQLAGDKIRDYAARDPSPTATIVFRGTVIGASPSAPRIAAFSSRGPNHLTAEILKPDVIAPGVNILAGWTGFTGPTDLDIDPRRVDFNIISGTSMSCPHVSGLAALLRKAYPKWTPAALKSALMTTAYNLDNSGNNITDLATGGESSPFIHGAGHVDPNRALDPGLIYDITTEDYVAFLCAVGYDSRRIAVFVRGPASVDCGARNLSTPGDLNYPSFSVVFESSNGVVRYRRTVTNVGSSGYAVYEVKVRSPPSVGITVSPSKLVFSAEKQTASYEVTFSSRGWEDSYQFGSVEWGDGKHLVRSPVAARWRKEWVASM; encoded by the coding sequence atggcCATTCACTCTCTCCTATCGTTCTTTCTTTTGCTTCTATTCGTTGTGCCTGCAACATTTTCTCATTCTGACCAATCAAATACCTTCATCGTCCACGTGGCGCAATCGCACAGGCCCGCCGTCTACAACTCTCAGCGCCACTGGTACGCCTCCATCCTCCGCTCCCTGAGTCCCTCGCCGCGGCCGTCCCACCTTCTTTACTCCTACGACCGCGCTGTCCGCGGCTTCTCCGCCCGCCTCTCCGCCTCCCAGGCCGCTCAGCTCAGCCGCCTTCCCGGCGTCCTCTCCGTCGTCGAAGACCGCGTCCGTCACTTGCACACCACGCGCACGCCTCACTTTCTCGGCCTCGCCGACTCGTTCGGCCTCTGGCCCAACTCTGACTACGCCGAAGACGTGATTGTCGGTGTCCTCGATACCGGGATCTGGCCCGAACGTCCCAGCTTCGACGATGATGGACTCTCTCCGGTTCCCTCTAGTTGGAAAGGCATCTGTGAGACGTCACCCGATTTCCCTGCCTCCGCCTGTAACAGGAAGATCATCGGCGCGAGGGCGTTCTACAAAGGGTACGAGGCTGCTTCGGGCCAGCCTATCGATGAGTCCGAGGAATCGAAATCTCCAAGAGATACAGAAGGTCACGGAACACACACTGCATCGACGGCCGCCGGATCTGTGGTGAGAAACGCAAGCTTTCTCGAGTACGCGAGAGGAGAAGCCAGAGGCATGGCTACCAAGGCGAGAATAGCTGCGTACAAGATCTGTTGGAGCTCAGGGTGTTATGATTCGGACATTCTCGCGGCCATGGACCAAGCTATTGCCGACGGCGTCCATGTGATTTCTCTCTCTGTTGGAGCCACTGGATTCGCCCCGCAGTACGATCACGACTCCATCGCGATCGGAGCTTTTGGCGCGGCGGAGCACGGCGTCCTCGTGTCCTGTTCGGCAGGTAATTCTGGTCCCGATCCGTACACTGCGGTGAATATTGCGCCATGGATTTTAACAGTTGGAGCATCTACGATCGATAGAGAGTTTCCGGCGGACGTTGTCCTAGGAGACGGGAGAATCTTCGGCGGTGTTTCACTCTACTCCGGCAATTCGCTTGGTGATTCCAAGCTTCAGTTAGTATACGCTGGGGATTGCGGTAGTAAATTTTGCTACACAGGGAACCTGGATTCATCCAAGGTTGCGGGCAAAATCGTAATCTGCTATCGTGGAGGCAATGCGAGAGTAGCGAAAGGAAGCGCTGTGAAACTCGCCGGCGGCGCCGGAATGATCCTTGCAAACACGGCGGGGAGCGGCGAGGAGCTTATCGCGGATTCGCATCTCATCCCTGCCACGATGGTGGGCCAACTCGCCGGCGACAAGATCCGAGACTACGCCGCAAGGGATCCTTCGCCGACAGCTACGATCGTATTCCGCGGGACTGTGATCGGAGCATCTCCCTCGGCTCCGAGGATAGCTGCCTTCTCGAGCCGCGGCCCGAACCACCTCACAGCGGAGATACTCAAGCCGGACGTCATAGCTCCCGGAGTAAACATCTTGGCTGGTTGGACCGGGTTTACGGGTCCAACCGATTTGGATATCGACCCTAGACGGGTCGACTTCAACATCATCTCAGGCACCTCCATGTCGTGCCCGCACGTGAGTGGCTTAGCAGCTTTGCTTCGCAAGGCCTACCCGAAGTGGACACCAGCTGCCCTAAAATCTGCCCTCATGACAACTGCCTATAATCTGGACAACTCGGGGAACAATATTACGGACCTTGCCACTGGTGGGGAATCATCACCGTTCATTCACGGAGCCGGACACGTGGACCCCAACAGAGCCCTCGACCCCGGGTTGATCTACGACATCACCACCGAAGACTACGTGGCATTCCTCTGCGCCGTTGGATACGACTCAAGGAGAATAGCAGTTTTCGTGAGAGGGCCTGCTAGCGTGGATTGCGGTGCACGGAATCTGTCTACTCCCGGAGATCTGAACTATCCGTCTTTCTCCGTCGTTTTCGAGTCGAGCAATGGGGTGGTGAGATACAGGAGGACGGTGACGAACGTCGGGAGCTCCGGCTATGCGGTGTACGAGGTGAAGGTGAGGTCTCCACCGTCCGTTGGGATCACCGTGTCGCCGAGCAAGCTTGTGTTCAGCGCGGAGAAGCAAACGGCGTCGTATGAGGTGACGTTCTCCAGCAGGGGGTGGGAGGATTCGTACCAGTTCGGATCGGTGGAGTGGGGAGACGGGAAGCATCTGGTGAGGAGCCCAGTTGCGGCGAGGTGGCGTAAGGAGTGGGTTGCTTCCATGTGA